The Eptesicus fuscus isolate TK198812 chromosome 17, DD_ASM_mEF_20220401, whole genome shotgun sequence genome has a window encoding:
- the LOC129151998 gene encoding serine/threonine-protein kinase MARK2-like — translation MTNDFAAPSAIQGRCIGDYALQDSIGQGACAKVYLAWHELTGTEVVVKAISLKGFPRYHRELYSLQNLNHPNITELFEVITTPDKLYLVMEHVRGGDLREHLENHGPLSERQARAAFRQVVSALRYCHQRGIAHRDLKPDNILLDEDGTLKLADFGFSRRVSDDCKLSTFCGTFHYMAPELLQREPYDGRRADVWSLGVTLYRTLTGTVPFHADSFAKMRDQVLAGQFEVPPFLTRKGKHFLSMLLTVDPSQRPTLEEVMQHPWLTVGQEELRPYSEPPGGDLDPQVLEMMQSLGFEPDQIERSARERRFDRVMGTYRILKQMETRMPGHRVKVRPYRSPDSSDIPSSYEAAQPSDGGTEDASQPSDGGAEDASQPSDGGAEEAAQPSDGGTEEVSQPSDGGTEEVSQPSDGGTEESSILPHYLWLNVTGPPPSLESMTTPPPLESIEFRTGTPSPDLQLGPGGSPTTHSSSSSSITIRGGAPEGVTRESRLRAGQPEGGTPAPPSANSQGRPGLARRAFRAFLRFTCCPLPKIKIRFKKKKVHPQ, via the coding sequence ATGACTAACGACTTTGCAGCCCCCTCTGCCATCCAGGGCCGCTGTATTGGAGACTATGCTCTCCAGGACAGCATTGGCCAGGGAGCCTGTGCCAAGGTGTACTTGGCCTGGCACGAGCTCACTGGGACGGAGGTGGTTGTGAAAGCCATTAGTCTGAAGGGCTTCCCTAGATACCACCGAGAACTCTATTCTCTTCAGAACCTCAATCACCCAAATATCACTGAACTATTTGAGGTGATTACCACCCCAGACAAACTATATCTGGTTATGGAGCACGTGAGGGGAGGGGACCTGCGTGAACACCTGGAGAACCACGGCCCCCTGAGCGAGCGCCAAGCCCGCGCCGCGTTCCGGCAGGTGGTGTCGGCGCTCCGGTACTGCCACCAGCGGGGCATCGCCCACCGGGACCTGAAGCCGGACAACATCCTGCTGGATGAGGACGGCACCTTGAAGCTGGCCGACTTCGGGTTCAGTCGGAGGGTGAGTGACGACTGCAAACTGAGCACCTTCTGCGGCACCTTCCACTACATGGCCCCGGAGCTGCTGCAGCGGGAGCCGTACGACGGCCGGAGAGCGGACGTCTGGAGCCTGGGGGTGACCCTGTACAGGACCCTGACCGGGACGGTGCCCTTCCACGCGGACAGCTTCGCCAAGATGAGGGACCAGGTGCTGGCCGGGCAGTTCGAGGTCCCCCCCTTCCTGACCAGGAAAGGTAAACACTTTCTTAGCATGTTACTGACTGTCGACCCCAGCCAGAGACCCACCCTGGAAGAGGTCATGCAGCACCCCTGGCTCACCGTGGGCCAGGAGGAGCTGCGGCCCTACAGCGAGCCGCCCGGGGGGGACCTGGACCCCCAGGTCCTAGAAATGATGCAGAGCCTCGGGTTCGAGCCGGACCAGATAGAGCGGTCTGCGAGGGAGCGAAGATTTGACCGGGTCATGGGCACCTACCGCATCCTGAAGCAGATGGAAACCAGGATGCCTGGCCACAGGGTGAAGGTAAGGCCCTACCGCTCCCCCGACAGCAGTGACATTCCCTCAAGCTACGAGGcggctcagccatctgatggggggactgaagacgcgtctcagccatctgatgggggggctgaagacgcatctcagccatctgatgggggggctgaagaggcagctcagccatctgatggggggactgaagaggtgtctcagccatctgatggggggactgaagaggtgtctcagccatctgatggggggactgaagagtcTTCCATCCTCCCACACTACCTGTGGTTGAACGTGACcgggcccccacccagcctggaatccatgaccacccctcccccattggaATCCATCGAGTTCAGGACAGGtacccccagcccagacctgcagctcggccctgggggctcccccaccacccacagcagcagcagcagcagcatcaccatcAGGGGTGGAGCCCCAGAGGGAGTCACCCGTGAAAGCCGCCTCCGAGCTGGGCAGCCTGAGGGTggcaccccagcccctccctctgccaacaGCCAGGGCCGGCCGGGGTTGGCTAGAAGGGCCTTCCGAGCCTTCTTAAGATTCACATGCTGTCCGTTACCCAAAATCAAGATtcgttttaaaaagaagaaagtccatccacaatag